A DNA window from Pseudomonas sp. B21-056 contains the following coding sequences:
- a CDS encoding aldehyde dehydrogenase family protein, which translates to MVAALLDRLGVSPALYQNGTQPVHSPIDGSRIGAVNWEGAAEVEQQVSRAQHAFDLWRQVPAPRRGELVRQFGDLLREYKADLGELVSWEAGKITQEGLGEVQEMIDICDFAVGLSRQLYGLTIASERPGHHMRESWHPLGVVGVISAFNFPVAVWAWNTTLALVCGDSVIWKPSEKTPLTALACQALFERALKNFSDAPEYLCQLIIGGRDAGEALVDDPRVALISATGSTRMGREVAPKVAARFARSILELGGNNAMILAPSADLDMAVRAILFSAVGTAGQRCTTLRRLIAHESVKEEIVTRLKAAYSKVRIGHPLEGNLVGPLIDKHSFDNMQDALEQALSEGGRVFGGKRQLEDQFPNAYYVSPAIVEMPEQSDVVRHETFAPILYVVGYKDFAEALHLNNAVPQGLSSCIFTTDVREAEQFMSAVGSDCGIANVNIGPSGAEIGGAFGGEKETGGGRESGSDSWRAYMRRQTNTVNYSLELPLAQGITFD; encoded by the coding sequence ATGGTTGCTGCATTGCTTGATCGTCTGGGTGTGAGCCCGGCCCTGTACCAGAACGGCACACAGCCGGTGCATTCGCCCATTGATGGCAGTCGCATCGGCGCCGTGAACTGGGAAGGCGCGGCCGAAGTCGAGCAGCAGGTCAGCCGCGCTCAACATGCCTTCGATCTGTGGCGCCAGGTCCCGGCCCCGCGTCGCGGCGAGCTGGTGCGTCAGTTTGGCGACCTGTTGCGCGAATACAAGGCCGATCTCGGCGAGCTGGTGTCCTGGGAAGCCGGCAAGATTACCCAGGAAGGCTTGGGTGAAGTGCAGGAGATGATCGACATCTGCGATTTCGCCGTCGGCCTGTCCCGTCAACTGTACGGCCTGACCATCGCCTCCGAGCGTCCGGGTCACCACATGCGTGAATCCTGGCATCCGCTGGGTGTGGTCGGGGTGATCAGTGCGTTCAACTTCCCCGTCGCGGTCTGGGCCTGGAACACCACGCTGGCCCTGGTGTGCGGCGACTCGGTGATCTGGAAACCTTCGGAAAAGACCCCGCTCACCGCCCTGGCGTGCCAGGCGCTGTTCGAGCGGGCCTTGAAGAATTTCAGCGATGCGCCTGAGTACCTGTGCCAACTGATCATCGGCGGTCGCGATGCCGGTGAAGCGCTGGTGGATGACCCGCGCGTGGCGTTGATCAGCGCCACCGGCAGCACCCGCATGGGCCGCGAAGTGGCGCCGAAAGTCGCGGCGCGTTTTGCTCGCAGCATCCTCGAACTGGGTGGCAACAACGCCATGATCCTGGCGCCGAGTGCCGACCTGGACATGGCCGTGCGCGCCATCCTGTTCAGCGCCGTCGGCACCGCCGGCCAGCGTTGCACCACCCTGCGCCGCCTGATTGCCCATGAGTCGGTGAAAGAAGAAATCGTCACCCGCCTCAAGGCGGCCTATTCGAAAGTGCGCATTGGCCATCCGCTGGAAGGCAACCTGGTTGGGCCACTGATCGACAAGCACAGCTTCGACAACATGCAGGACGCTCTGGAGCAGGCCTTGAGCGAAGGCGGACGGGTATTCGGCGGCAAGCGCCAGCTCGAAGACCAGTTCCCGAATGCCTATTACGTGTCCCCGGCCATCGTCGAGATGCCGGAGCAGAGCGACGTGGTCCGCCACGAAACCTTCGCGCCGATCCTGTACGTGGTCGGCTACAAGGACTTCGCCGAAGCCCTGCACTTGAACAACGCCGTGCCACAAGGCCTGTCGTCCTGCATCTTCACCACCGACGTGCGTGAAGCCGAGCAGTTCATGTCCGCGGTGGGCAGCGATTGCGGCATTGCCAACGTCAACATCGGCCCGAGCGGCGCGGAAATCGGCGGCGCCTTCGGTGGCGAGAAAGAAACCGGCGGCGGTCGCGAATCCGGCTCCGACTCGTGGCGCGCCTACATGCGTCGCCAGACCAACACCGTGAACTACTCGCTGGAGTTGCCATTGGCCCAGGGGATTACGTTCGACTGA
- a CDS encoding NAD(P)/FAD-dependent oxidoreductase, with translation MPLREECLWEKLTPQRPENTALSGEVTVDVCVIGAGFTGLSAAVHLLEQGKRVAVLEAHRTGHGGSGRNVGLVNAGLWIPPDEIEAGFGEAVGSQLNRMLGAAPALVFSLVDKYNIDCQLRREGTLHMAHNARGEADLRSREAQWKRRGAPVELLTGQACIEATGTPKIAAALLDRRAGTLNPMAYVSGLAKAASDLGAQMFDHSPVTRLERQGQRWSVQTAQGSVLAEQVVIASNAYTEGEWTELRRNFFPGYYYQVASVPLTGEAAQRILPGGQGSWDTRQVLSSIRRDKDGRLLLGSLGNGNRKPTWFLKAWADRVQQHYFPYLKSVEWESTWTGCIAFTPDHLMRLFEPAPGLVAVTGYNGRGVTTGTVVGKAFADYLCHGDAKALPIPFAPMQPVTGAGVRSCLYEAGFSLYHAGQCLRIVI, from the coding sequence ATGCCGTTACGCGAAGAATGTCTGTGGGAAAAACTGACGCCGCAAAGGCCTGAAAACACTGCGCTCAGCGGTGAGGTCACGGTGGATGTCTGTGTGATTGGTGCAGGCTTCACCGGGTTGTCGGCGGCGGTGCATTTGCTGGAACAAGGCAAGCGCGTCGCGGTGCTGGAGGCTCATCGGACCGGGCATGGCGGCTCGGGGCGCAATGTCGGGCTGGTGAACGCTGGCCTGTGGATCCCACCGGACGAGATCGAGGCCGGCTTCGGCGAAGCCGTCGGCAGCCAGCTCAACCGCATGCTGGGGGCCGCGCCGGCACTGGTGTTCAGCCTTGTCGACAAATACAACATCGATTGCCAGTTGCGCCGCGAAGGCACGCTGCACATGGCCCATAACGCCCGGGGCGAGGCGGACCTGCGCAGTCGCGAAGCACAGTGGAAGCGCCGTGGCGCGCCGGTGGAACTGCTCACCGGCCAGGCCTGCATCGAAGCCACCGGCACACCGAAAATCGCCGCGGCCTTGTTGGATCGGCGCGCCGGCACGCTCAACCCAATGGCTTATGTCAGTGGGCTGGCCAAGGCTGCCTCGGACCTGGGTGCTCAGATGTTTGACCACTCCCCCGTGACACGCCTGGAGCGCCAGGGCCAGCGCTGGTCGGTACAGACGGCCCAGGGTTCGGTACTGGCCGAGCAGGTGGTGATCGCCTCCAATGCCTACACCGAAGGCGAATGGACCGAACTGCGGCGCAATTTCTTCCCCGGTTATTACTACCAGGTGGCGTCCGTCCCGTTGACCGGCGAGGCGGCGCAACGCATCTTGCCGGGCGGCCAGGGATCGTGGGATACCCGCCAGGTATTGAGCAGCATCCGCCGCGACAAGGACGGGCGCCTGTTGCTGGGCAGCCTGGGTAATGGCAACCGCAAGCCCACCTGGTTCCTCAAGGCCTGGGCGGATCGGGTACAGCAGCACTACTTCCCCTACCTCAAGTCGGTGGAGTGGGAGTCGACCTGGACCGGCTGTATCGCTTTCACCCCCGACCATCTGATGCGCCTGTTCGAGCCGGCACCCGGATTGGTGGCGGTTACCGGTTACAACGGGCGGGGCGTGACCACCGGAACGGTGGTGGGCAAGGCCTTTGCCGATTACCTGTGCCATGGCGACGCGAAAGCGTTACCGATCCCCTTTGCGCCGATGCAGCCGGTGACCGGGGCGGGTGTGCGCAGTTGTCTGTATGAGGCTGGGTTCTCGCTGTATCACGCGGGCCAGTGCCTGCGGATCGTCATTTGA
- a CDS encoding ABC transporter substrate-binding protein: MSQTFYKKGFLALAVTAAMGVSAFAHADFKIGVAGPMTGANAAFGEQYMKGAQAAADEINAKGGVNGEKIVLVKGDDACEPKQAVAVANRFVDQDKVNAVVGHFCSSSTIPASEVYGDADIMAITPGSTNPAVTERGLNAMFRMCGRDDQQGIVAGDYIVDVLKGKKVVVLHDKDTYGQGLADATKAQLSKRGVTPVLYEGLTRGEKDFSAVVTKIRAAGADVVYFGGLHPEAGPLVRQLREQGLKDVKFMSDDGIVTDELVTTAGGAQYVDGVYMTFGADPRLLPDSKSVVDAFRAKGTEPEGYTLYAYASVQTLAAAFNGAKSNKTDAAAEWLKANTVQTVMGKKEWDKKGDLKISDYVVYQWDKDGKYHQLEKQK; the protein is encoded by the coding sequence ATGTCCCAGACGTTTTACAAGAAAGGCTTTCTGGCCCTCGCCGTTACCGCGGCAATGGGTGTTTCCGCGTTTGCCCATGCAGACTTCAAGATCGGTGTAGCGGGTCCCATGACTGGCGCCAACGCAGCATTTGGCGAGCAGTACATGAAAGGGGCGCAGGCGGCAGCGGACGAAATCAACGCCAAGGGCGGTGTGAACGGCGAGAAGATCGTGCTGGTGAAGGGTGACGACGCTTGCGAGCCGAAGCAGGCGGTGGCCGTGGCCAACCGTTTCGTCGACCAGGACAAGGTGAACGCCGTGGTCGGTCACTTCTGCTCCTCCTCGACCATCCCGGCCTCCGAGGTCTACGGTGACGCCGATATCATGGCCATCACCCCAGGTTCCACCAACCCGGCTGTGACCGAGCGCGGCCTGAATGCGATGTTCCGCATGTGCGGTCGTGACGACCAGCAGGGCATCGTCGCCGGCGACTACATCGTCGACGTGCTCAAGGGCAAGAAAGTCGTGGTGCTGCATGACAAGGACACCTACGGCCAGGGTCTGGCGGATGCCACCAAGGCACAGTTGAGCAAGCGCGGCGTGACGCCGGTGCTGTACGAAGGCCTGACCCGTGGCGAGAAAGACTTCAGCGCCGTGGTCACCAAGATCCGCGCTGCTGGTGCCGACGTGGTCTACTTCGGCGGCCTGCACCCGGAAGCCGGCCCACTGGTTCGCCAATTGCGTGAGCAAGGCCTCAAGGACGTGAAGTTCATGTCCGACGACGGCATCGTGACCGACGAACTGGTGACCACCGCTGGCGGCGCGCAATACGTCGATGGCGTGTACATGACCTTCGGTGCCGACCCACGCCTGCTGCCGGACAGCAAGTCCGTGGTAGACGCGTTCCGCGCCAAGGGCACCGAGCCGGAAGGCTACACCCTGTATGCCTACGCTTCCGTCCAGACCCTGGCCGCCGCTTTCAACGGTGCCAAGTCGAACAAGACCGACGCCGCGGCCGAGTGGCTCAAGGCCAACACGGTGCAGACAGTGATGGGCAAGAAGGAGTGGGACAAGAAGGGCGACCTGAAGATCTCCGACTACGTGGTCTACCAGTGGGACAAGGACGGCAAGTACCATCAGCTGGAAAAACAAAAGTGA
- a CDS encoding ABC transporter permease subunit: MDGIFLQQLINGLTLGSVYGLIAIGYTMVYGIIGMINFAHGEVYMISAYLAAISLALLAYFGIESFPLMILGTLVFTVVVTGVYGWVIERVAYKPLRNSTRLAPLISAIGISLILQNYAQISQGARQQGVPTLLEGAMRVDIGTGFVQLTYTKIFILVAAFAGMALLTYIIKYTKLGRMCRATQQDRKMASILGINTDRVISYVFIIGAAMAALAGVLITMNYGTFDFYAGFIIGIKAFTAAVLGGIGSLPGAMLGGIILGISESLFSGLINSDYKDVFSFSLLVMILIFRPQGLLGRPLVAKV, translated from the coding sequence ATGGATGGTATTTTCCTGCAGCAACTGATCAACGGCCTGACCCTCGGGTCGGTCTATGGTCTGATCGCCATCGGCTACACAATGGTCTACGGCATCATCGGCATGATCAACTTCGCCCACGGCGAGGTTTACATGATCTCCGCGTACCTCGCGGCAATCAGTCTGGCTCTGCTGGCTTACTTCGGTATTGAATCCTTTCCGCTTATGATCCTCGGCACCCTCGTGTTCACGGTCGTGGTCACCGGGGTATATGGCTGGGTCATCGAACGCGTCGCCTACAAACCGCTGCGCAACTCCACCCGTCTGGCACCGCTGATCAGTGCCATCGGCATTTCGCTGATCCTGCAGAACTATGCACAGATCAGCCAGGGCGCCCGCCAACAAGGCGTGCCGACACTGCTTGAAGGCGCCATGCGCGTCGACATCGGCACCGGTTTCGTCCAGCTCACCTATACCAAGATCTTCATCCTGGTTGCCGCATTCGCCGGGATGGCCTTGCTGACCTACATCATCAAGTACACCAAGCTGGGGCGCATGTGCCGTGCCACCCAGCAGGATCGCAAGATGGCCTCGATCCTCGGGATCAACACCGACCGGGTGATTTCCTACGTGTTCATCATCGGCGCGGCCATGGCGGCCCTGGCCGGTGTGCTGATCACCATGAACTACGGCACGTTCGACTTTTATGCCGGCTTCATCATCGGCATCAAGGCGTTCACCGCAGCGGTCCTCGGTGGCATCGGCTCCCTGCCTGGGGCGATGCTCGGCGGGATCATCCTCGGGATCTCCGAGTCGCTGTTTTCCGGTCTGATCAACTCCGACTACAAAGACGTGTTCAGTTTCTCGCTGCTGGTGATGATCCTGATTTTCCGTCCCCAAGGCCTGTTGGGTCGCCCACTCGTGGCGAAGGTATAA
- the livM gene encoding high-affinity branched-chain amino acid ABC transporter permease LivM, which yields MSAANKPIDIKQSAVDAILAGLISLIVFGPIVGVVLDGYSFNLQPARVGWLVAIVMVGRFALSLFLQTSKGLKVLQGFESPGSGVHVLPPDYKSRLRWIIPALIVIAIVFPIFANKYVLTVVILGLIYVLLGLGLNIVVGLAGLLDLGYVAFYAIGAYGLALGYQYLGLGFWTVLPLAAIAAAMAGCILGFPVLRMHGDYLAIVTLGFGEIIRLVLNNWLSFTGGPNGMPVPSPTFFGLEFGRRAKDGGVPFHEFFGIDYNPNLKFLFIYIVLFIVVLLVLYIKHRLTRMPVGRAWEALREDEIACRSMGLNHVLVKLSAFTLGASTAGLAGVFFASYQGFVNPSSFTFFESALILAIVVLGGMGSTVGVVIAAFVLTVAPELLRSFSEYRVLLFGVLMVLMMIWRPRGLIRISRTGVTPRKGVAP from the coding sequence ATGTCTGCTGCCAATAAACCGATTGATATCAAACAGAGCGCCGTCGACGCGATCCTGGCGGGCCTGATCTCGCTGATCGTGTTCGGGCCGATTGTCGGCGTGGTGCTCGACGGCTACAGCTTCAACCTGCAACCGGCCCGCGTCGGCTGGCTGGTGGCGATCGTAATGGTCGGGCGTTTTGCCTTGAGCCTGTTCCTGCAAACGTCCAAGGGCCTGAAGGTGCTCCAGGGCTTCGAAAGTCCCGGTTCCGGCGTGCACGTCCTGCCACCGGACTACAAGTCGCGCCTGCGCTGGATCATCCCGGCGCTGATCGTGATTGCCATCGTGTTTCCGATCTTTGCCAACAAATACGTGCTCACCGTGGTCATCCTCGGGTTGATCTATGTACTGCTGGGGCTGGGTCTGAACATTGTGGTCGGCCTCGCCGGGCTGCTCGACCTGGGTTACGTGGCGTTCTACGCCATCGGCGCCTATGGCCTGGCGCTGGGTTATCAATACCTGGGGCTGGGTTTCTGGACCGTGCTGCCGCTGGCGGCAATCGCGGCGGCGATGGCGGGATGCATATTGGGTTTCCCCGTGTTGCGAATGCACGGTGACTACCTGGCAATCGTGACCCTGGGCTTCGGTGAAATCATCCGGCTGGTGCTCAATAACTGGCTGTCGTTCACTGGCGGTCCGAACGGTATGCCGGTGCCGTCGCCGACCTTTTTCGGCCTGGAGTTCGGTCGAAGGGCGAAGGACGGTGGCGTGCCGTTCCATGAGTTCTTCGGCATCGATTACAACCCCAACCTGAAATTCCTGTTCATCTACATCGTGCTGTTCATCGTTGTGCTGCTGGTGCTCTACATCAAGCATCGCCTGACCCGCATGCCGGTCGGGCGTGCCTGGGAAGCCCTGCGCGAAGACGAGATCGCCTGTCGTTCCATGGGCCTGAACCACGTGCTGGTCAAGCTCTCGGCGTTCACCCTTGGCGCTTCCACGGCCGGCCTGGCCGGGGTGTTCTTCGCCAGTTACCAGGGTTTCGTCAATCCGTCGTCGTTCACCTTCTTCGAGTCGGCGCTGATCCTGGCGATCGTGGTCCTGGGCGGCATGGGTTCGACAGTGGGCGTGGTGATCGCGGCATTCGTGCTCACCGTGGCGCCGGAACTGCTGCGCAGCTTCTCCGAATACCGCGTGCTGCTGTTCGGCGTACTGATGGTGTTGATGATGATCTGGCGACCTCGCGGCCTGATCCGCATCAGCCGTACCGGTGTGACGCCGCGTAAAGGAGTAGCGCCATGA
- a CDS encoding ABC transporter ATP-binding protein — MSEVVLSVENLMMQFGGIKALSDVSLQVKRNSIFALIGPNGAGKTTVFNCLTGFYKASGGKIELNVRGERTNVIKLLGEAFRPTDFVSPKSFASRLYYKMFGGTHLVNRAGLARTFQNIRLFREMSVLENLLVAQHMWVNRSLVAGILNTKGYRKAESDALDHAFYWLEVVDLVDCANRLAGELSYGQQRRLEIARAMCTRPQVICLDEPAAGLNPQETEALSAMIRLLRDEHDLTVVLIEHDMGMVMSISDHIVVLDHGNVIAEGGPEAIRNDPKVIAAYLGADEEELV, encoded by the coding sequence ATGAGCGAAGTCGTACTCTCAGTCGAAAACCTGATGATGCAGTTTGGTGGCATCAAGGCCCTCAGCGACGTCAGTCTGCAGGTCAAGCGCAACTCGATCTTCGCCCTGATCGGCCCCAACGGTGCGGGCAAGACCACGGTGTTCAACTGCCTGACCGGTTTCTACAAGGCCTCGGGCGGCAAGATCGAGCTCAACGTGCGCGGTGAGCGGACCAACGTCATCAAACTGTTGGGCGAAGCCTTTCGCCCCACGGACTTCGTCTCGCCGAAATCCTTCGCCAGCCGGCTGTACTACAAGATGTTCGGCGGGACCCACCTGGTGAACCGCGCCGGCCTGGCCCGTACCTTCCAGAACATTCGCCTGTTCCGGGAAATGTCGGTGCTGGAAAACCTGCTGGTGGCCCAGCACATGTGGGTCAACCGCAGCCTGGTGGCCGGCATCCTCAATACCAAGGGTTATCGCAAGGCTGAAAGCGACGCGTTGGATCACGCCTTCTACTGGCTCGAAGTCGTGGACCTGGTGGATTGCGCCAACCGCCTGGCGGGTGAGCTTTCCTACGGTCAGCAGCGACGCCTGGAAATTGCCCGGGCCATGTGCACCCGTCCGCAGGTCATCTGCCTCGACGAACCGGCCGCCGGCCTCAACCCTCAGGAAACCGAAGCGCTGAGCGCGATGATCCGGCTGCTGCGCGACGAGCACGATCTGACCGTGGTGCTGATCGAACACGACATGGGCATGGTAATGAGCATTTCCGACCACATCGTGGTGCTGGACCACGGCAACGTGATCGCCGAGGGCGGTCCGGAGGCGATTCGCAACGATCCGAAGGTGATCGCGGCCTACCTGGGTGCCGATGAAGAGGAACTGGTATGA
- a CDS encoding ABC transporter ATP-binding protein: MSGPILELKELDVFYGPIQALKKVSMHIEEGETVSLIGSNGAGKSTLLMSIFGQPRAASGQIIYQGVDITHKSSHYIASNGIAQSPEGRRVFPDMTVEENLLMGTIPIGDKHASEDMQRMFELFPRLKERRNQRAMTMSGGEQQMLAIARALMSRPKLLLLDEPSLGLAPIVVKQIFSTLRELASTGMTIFLVEQNANHALRLSDRAYVMVNGEIRLTGTGKELLANEEVRNAYLGGH, from the coding sequence ATGAGTGGACCTATCCTCGAACTCAAGGAACTGGACGTGTTCTACGGGCCGATCCAGGCCCTGAAGAAAGTCTCGATGCACATTGAGGAAGGCGAAACCGTCAGCCTGATCGGCTCCAACGGTGCCGGCAAATCCACGTTGCTGATGTCGATCTTCGGTCAGCCGCGTGCAGCGAGCGGGCAGATCATCTATCAGGGGGTGGATATCACCCACAAGTCGTCCCACTACATCGCGTCCAACGGCATTGCCCAGTCGCCGGAAGGGCGGCGGGTGTTCCCCGACATGACCGTCGAGGAAAACCTGCTGATGGGCACCATCCCCATCGGTGACAAGCATGCCAGCGAAGACATGCAGCGCATGTTCGAGCTGTTCCCGCGGCTCAAGGAGCGGCGCAACCAGCGGGCCATGACCATGTCCGGTGGTGAGCAGCAGATGCTCGCCATTGCCCGGGCATTGATGAGCCGGCCGAAGTTGTTGCTGCTCGATGAACCGAGCCTGGGGCTGGCGCCGATCGTGGTGAAACAGATCTTTTCCACCCTGCGAGAACTGGCATCCACCGGGATGACCATCTTCCTGGTGGAGCAGAACGCCAACCACGCCCTCAGGCTGTCGGACCGGGCCTATGTGATGGTCAACGGCGAAATCCGCCTGACCGGCACCGGCAAGGAGCTGCTCGCCAACGAAGAGGTGCGCAACGCGTATCTGGGCGGACACTGA
- a CDS encoding SDR family oxidoreductase, whose product MSNTLFITGATSGFGEACARRFAEAGWKLVLTGRREERLDALCAELSKQTEVHGLVLDVRDRKAMEEAIANLPPSFAKLRGLINNAGLALGVDPAPKCDLDDWDTMVDTNVKGLLYSTRLLLPRLIAHGRGAGIINLGSIAGNYPYPGSHVYGASKAFVKQFSLNLRCDLQGTGVRVSNIEPGLCESEFSLVRFGGDQERYNATYAGAEPIQPQDIAETIYWVLNTPAHININSLELMPVSQTWAGFAIERNKT is encoded by the coding sequence ATGTCCAATACCCTGTTTATCACCGGGGCGACGTCCGGTTTTGGCGAAGCCTGTGCCCGTCGTTTTGCCGAGGCCGGCTGGAAGCTGGTGCTGACCGGTCGCCGCGAAGAGCGCCTCGATGCCCTGTGCGCCGAGCTGTCGAAACAGACCGAAGTCCATGGCCTGGTATTGGATGTGCGTGATCGCAAGGCCATGGAGGAGGCCATCGCCAACCTGCCACCGTCTTTTGCCAAGTTGCGCGGCTTGATCAACAACGCCGGATTGGCCCTGGGGGTCGATCCGGCGCCCAAGTGCGACCTCGATGACTGGGACACCATGGTCGACACCAACGTCAAGGGACTGCTCTACAGCACGCGCCTGCTGCTGCCGCGGCTGATTGCCCATGGCCGCGGCGCTGGGATCATCAACCTCGGTTCCATTGCCGGTAACTACCCGTACCCGGGTAGCCACGTGTATGGCGCGAGCAAGGCGTTCGTCAAACAGTTCTCGCTGAACCTGCGCTGCGACCTGCAGGGGACCGGTGTACGGGTCAGCAACATCGAGCCGGGCCTGTGTGAGAGCGAGTTCTCACTGGTGCGCTTCGGTGGCGACCAGGAGCGCTACAACGCGACCTACGCCGGGGCCGAGCCGATCCAGCCGCAGGACATCGCCGAGACTATTTACTGGGTGCTCAACACACCGGCGCACATCAACATCAACAGCCTGGAATTGATGCCGGTGAGCCAGACCTGGGCCGGATTTGCCATTGAGCGTAACAAGACCTGA
- a CDS encoding AGE family epimerase/isomerase, which produces MPDASRPAPSPELIALFATVRQHFHEVIVPMWQGPGWNAELALPYESLDATHTPLPPQRYRAMACARQLYVFASLIGEVTEAEERAAALFRSLQRHFHDAEHGGWFYSIDPQGAPLDSGKDLYTHAFILFACAHYWGKVREPLVESVLNAALEVIARRFATGDGLYEASLKRDWSTLGSGPLQNPLMHLAEAFLATLSVREDANVRQALLSLCDGMFKRFTEPKQGVMMEKPLKAVDNWFEPGHQFEWYFLLASSPLLQGGKLHAALERSFGYTEQQGVNPQSGAVCAMLGPAPDAVARDATQRIWAQAEYLRALTLRPGSQDALLRQLKALQQHFLHAKGWNECLDADGLVSRRDMPSTTPYHLMTCYRGLADYLG; this is translated from the coding sequence ATGCCCGATGCATCCCGCCCCGCTCCCTCGCCTGAATTGATCGCCCTGTTCGCAACGGTGCGCCAGCATTTTCACGAGGTGATCGTGCCCATGTGGCAAGGCCCGGGCTGGAATGCCGAGCTGGCACTGCCCTACGAATCCCTCGATGCCACCCACACGCCGCTGCCGCCCCAGCGCTATCGGGCGATGGCCTGTGCGCGGCAGCTGTATGTGTTCGCCAGCCTGATCGGCGAAGTCACAGAGGCCGAAGAACGGGCCGCGGCGCTGTTCCGCTCGTTGCAACGGCATTTCCACGATGCCGAGCACGGTGGCTGGTTCTACAGCATCGACCCGCAAGGCGCACCGCTGGACAGCGGCAAGGACCTCTACACCCACGCCTTCATCCTGTTCGCCTGCGCCCATTACTGGGGCAAGGTTCGCGAGCCGTTGGTGGAATCGGTGCTCAATGCGGCCCTGGAAGTCATTGCCCGGCGTTTTGCCACGGGCGACGGTCTCTACGAAGCCAGCCTCAAGCGCGATTGGTCAACGCTCGGATCCGGCCCGTTGCAGAACCCGCTGATGCATTTGGCCGAAGCCTTCCTCGCCACGCTCTCGGTCCGCGAAGACGCCAACGTTCGCCAGGCATTGCTGAGCCTGTGTGACGGGATGTTCAAACGCTTCACTGAGCCGAAGCAAGGCGTGATGATGGAGAAGCCGCTCAAGGCTGTGGATAACTGGTTTGAGCCGGGACACCAGTTCGAATGGTATTTCCTGCTGGCCTCATCGCCCCTGCTGCAGGGCGGCAAATTGCACGCCGCCCTAGAGCGAAGCTTTGGCTATACCGAGCAACAAGGCGTGAACCCACAGTCCGGCGCGGTGTGCGCCATGCTGGGCCCGGCGCCGGATGCTGTCGCCCGCGACGCTACCCAGCGCATCTGGGCCCAGGCCGAGTACCTGCGCGCCCTCACCTTACGCCCGGGAAGTCAGGACGCGTTGCTGCGTCAATTGAAGGCCCTGCAACAGCATTTCCTTCACGCCAAGGGCTGGAACGAATGCCTGGACGCCGACGGCCTCGTCAGCCGCCGAGACATGCCCTCGACCACCCCGTATCACCTGATGACCTGCTATCGCGGGTTGGCCGATTACCTGGGCTGA
- a CDS encoding HupE/UreJ family protein translates to MTFKRILGTLALLLTPALAFAHPGHGDNGLIAGLGHPIGGLDHLLAMLAVGLWAAQQQGTARWALPCTFVGTMLIGGLLGFEGLQLPALESGIAASVLALGLAVALAVRPPLSLAIAATALFALFHGVAHGLELPDMSSPWAYAAGFVAATAALHGAGFALVRVLPRAAAPLVRLAGAASAGAGVWLLAG, encoded by the coding sequence ATGACATTCAAACGCATCCTCGGCACCCTCGCCCTGCTGCTGACCCCGGCCCTGGCCTTCGCCCACCCCGGCCATGGTGATAACGGCCTGATCGCCGGCCTCGGCCATCCCATCGGCGGGCTGGATCACCTGCTCGCCATGCTGGCGGTCGGCTTGTGGGCGGCACAACAGCAAGGCACTGCACGCTGGGCGCTGCCATGCACCTTCGTCGGCACCATGCTGATCGGCGGCTTGCTAGGTTTCGAAGGCCTGCAGTTGCCGGCGCTGGAAAGCGGGATTGCCGCCTCGGTATTGGCCCTGGGCCTGGCGGTGGCGCTGGCGGTGCGTCCGCCATTGAGCCTGGCGATTGCCGCGACGGCACTGTTTGCGCTGTTCCACGGCGTGGCCCATGGGCTGGAACTGCCGGACATGTCGAGCCCGTGGGCTTATGCGGCGGGATTCGTCGCTGCCACGGCGGCCCTGCATGGCGCAGGTTTCGCCCTGGTGCGCGTGTTGCCGCGGGCGGCTGCGCCGTTGGTGCGGCTGGCGGGGGCGGCTTCGGCGGGGGCTGGGGTCTGGTTGTTGGCCGGTTGA